The following proteins are co-located in the Colletotrichum lupini chromosome 4, complete sequence genome:
- a CDS encoding pectinesterase, with the protein MKASILLSGALASLAIAAIPSGPAKTYAACQKKTCNNPFEGCPPDTIFVSKTSKHANFTTIQDAIASLPHDTTAHTILIAPGIYVEQLNVTRPGPLTLLGMTDSPSTGISYSASGNATAGNAQNEVQVLFNATNHNVRFPDNAYTSVLSVGPTLNATLTGSGPTGFPVPADTPFGCADFRAYNIDFRNDEYPYSNGPAHAVGVSRANAGFYSCGLYGWQDTLYVGKLGNAYFYDNVIAGQTDFLYGFGTAYIEKSTLSLRNCGGGITAWKGTNTTFENKYGVYISDSQVLAANASVAPTIRGACALGRPWNAQHRSIFMQSFFDASIKPQGYIEWQASEPRVNNYTFMAVYDDRGPGWTPEQMKASNVTIVLDDAGAAPYREPKDVFQTPEGEFGFVSWVDQSVLRS; encoded by the exons ATGAAGGCATCCATCCTCCTCTCCGGAGCCCTCGCCTCCCTGGCCATCGCCGCGATCCCCTCAGGCCCGGCAAAGACCTACGCAGCATGCCAAAAGAAGACCTGCAATAACCCCTTCGAGGGCTGCCCCCCAGACACCATCTTCGTCTCAAAGACCTCCAAACACGCAAACTTCACAACCATCCAAGACGCCATCGCCTCCCTCCCCCACGACACGACAGCCCACACAATCCTCATCGCACCAGGCATCTACGTAGAACAACTCAACGTAACCCGCCCCGGCCCCCTCACCCTGCTGGGCATGACCGACTCCCCCAGCACGGGAATCTCCTACTCCGCCTCGGGCAACGCCACGGCCGGCAACGCCCAAAACGAGGTCCAGGTTCTCTTCAATGCTACAAACCACAACGTCCGCTTCCCGGACAACGCCTACACCAGCGTCCTCTCCGTCGGCCCCACCCTCAACGCCACGCTCACCGGCTCCGGACCCACGGGCTTCCCCGTGCCCGCCGACACGCCCTTCGGCTGCGCCGACTTCCGCGCCTACAACATTGACTTCCGCAACGACGAGTACCCGTACTCCAACGGCCCCGCGCACGCCGTGGGCGTGAGCAGGGCCAACGCCGGGTTCTACTCGTGCGGGCTGTACGGGTGGCAGGATACGCTGTACGTCGGGAAGCTGGGCAACGCCTACTTCTACGACAATGTCATTGCCGGCCAGACGGATTTCCTGTACGGGTTCGGCACGGCGTACATTGAGAAGTCGACGCTCTCGCTGAGGaactgcggcggcggcatcaCTGCTTGGAAGG GAACGAACACAACCTTTGAAAACAAGTACGGAGTCTACATCTCCGACTCCCAAGTCCTCGCCGCCAACGCCTCCGTCGCGCCCACCATCCGCGGCGCCTGCGCCCTCGGCCGCCCCTGGAACGCCCAGCACCGCTCCATCTTCATGCAGTCCTTCTTCGATGCCTCGATCAAGCCCCAGGGCTACATTGAGTGGCAGGCCAGCGAGCCGCGCGTCAACAACTACACCTTCATGGCCGTCTACGACGACCGCGGACCGGGCTGGACGCCCGAGCAGATGAAGGCGAGCAACGTGACGATCGTGCTGGACGACGCGGGCGCGGCGCCGTACAGGGAACCCAAGGACGTGTTCCAGACGCCCGAGGGGGAGTTTGGGTTTGTTAGCTGGGTTGATCAGAGTGTGTTGAGGTCGTGA